A single Sorex araneus isolate mSorAra2 chromosome 8, mSorAra2.pri, whole genome shotgun sequence DNA region contains:
- the ERFL gene encoding ETS domain-containing transcription factor ERF-like, translating into MDCSCVSDLLFAPPALPALWTPGFAFPDWAYKPESSPGSRQIQLWHFILELLQKEEYQGVIAWQGDYGEFVIKDPDEVARLWGIRKCKPHMNYDKLSRALRYYYNKRILHKTKGKRFTYKFNFSKVVLVNYPLLDMAAATTGSPLLLTPGPFGGGPGPDAPPLTPETLQTLFSAPRLGEPGARAPLFTPEADKLRLDSPFPFLGSGATGYSKPPGLLGPYGRTFPEYPWNFNPYLAGPFPKLPPSLYPSHFYPNPLAGSLGHLPLAGAGAGPTASPLLTAAGEALGLERPSGLAGASRLALPGAGGPEAALGGKEDSDSELEVTDVSGCSSDSEGEEGLPAPPKAKAGKGGVGS; encoded by the exons GCTTCGCCTTCCCCGACTGGGCCTACAAGCCCGAGTCCTCGCCGGGCTCCAGGCAGATCCAGTTGTGGCACTTTATCCTGGAGCTGCTGCAGAAGGAGGAGTACCAGGGGGTCATCGCCTGGCAGGGGGACTACGGGGAGTTCGTAATCAAGGACCCGGATGAGGTGGCTCGGCTCTGGGGCATTCGCAAGTGCAAACCCCATATGAATTATGACAAGCTGAGCCGGGCCCTGCG CTACTACTACAACAAGCGGATCCTGCACAAAACCAAGGGGAAGCGCTTCACCTACAAGTTCAACTTCAGCAAAGTCGTGTTGGTCAACTACCCCCTGCTGGACATGGCAGCGGCCACCACCGGCTCCCCACTCTTGCTGACCCCTGGTCCCTTTGGGGGGGGACCTGGGCCGGACGCTCCTCCCCTCACTCCTGAG ACCCTGCAGACCCTGTTCTCAGCTCCGCGCCTGGGCGAGCCTGGGGCCCGGGCACCCCTGTTCACTCCCGAGGCAGACAAGCTGCGCCTGGACAGTCCTTTCCCATTCCTGGGCTCCG GTGCCACTGGCTATTCCAAGCCCCCTGGCCTGCTGGGGCCCTATGGCCGCACTTTTCCAGAATACCCCTGGAACTTTAACCCCTACCTCGCCGGCCCTTTCCCCAAGCTGCCCCCCTCTCTCTACCCGTCCCATTTCTACCCCAACCCTCTGGCTGGCTCCCTGGGCCACCTGCccctggcgggggcaggggcaggacccACAGCCTCACCCCTCCTGACTGCCGCGGGCGAGGCGCTGGGCTTGGAGCGGCCCTCGGGCCTGGCAGGAGCCTcccgcctggccctgccgggggcagggggcccagAGGCGGCGCTGGGCGGGAAGGAGGACAGCGACTCAGAGCTGGAGGTCACAGACGTGAGCGGCTGCAGCTCCGACAGCGAGGGCGAGGAGGGGCTTCCCGCGCCCCCCAAGGCCAAGGCGGGGAAAGGAGGGGTGGGCAGCTGA